From the Nodularia sp. NIES-3585 genome, one window contains:
- a CDS encoding M15 family metallopeptidase, with product MRPYHQTPIVECGELLVQIPLELFAVESPHPYAKLGAKYGEYSPYYLRDSVVKNLIQAQNYLQELHPHWYIQIFDAYRPVAVQQFMVDYSFAQALEQQGLTEAELSPKQRQEIWESVYEIWAVPSWDEKTPPPHSTGAAVDVTLVNDAGEIVDMGSPIDELSERSHPHYYANSDHPDAPQYHAHRQLLHDVMLKAGFQRNPREWWHFSFGDQMWAWLYNQSNPAHPLNARYGRKIF from the coding sequence ATGAGGCCTTATCACCAAACACCTATCGTCGAATGTGGTGAACTGTTAGTCCAGATTCCTTTGGAATTATTTGCAGTAGAATCTCCCCATCCTTATGCAAAACTCGGTGCGAAATATGGGGAATATTCACCTTATTATTTGCGCGACAGTGTGGTAAAAAATTTAATTCAAGCCCAAAATTACCTACAAGAACTGCATCCTCATTGGTATATCCAAATTTTTGATGCTTATCGCCCTGTGGCTGTACAACAGTTTATGGTAGATTACAGTTTTGCCCAAGCGTTAGAACAGCAGGGTTTGACTGAAGCGGAGTTATCACCCAAGCAACGCCAAGAGATTTGGGAGTCAGTTTATGAAATTTGGGCTGTACCCAGTTGGGATGAAAAAACTCCCCCTCCCCACAGTACGGGTGCTGCTGTAGATGTGACTTTGGTAAATGATGCTGGGGAAATAGTTGATATGGGTTCGCCCATTGATGAATTGTCAGAGCGATCGCATCCCCATTATTATGCCAATAGTGACCACCCAGATGCACCACAATATCACGCTCATCGGCAATTATTACATGATGTCATGTTAAAAGCTGGATTCCAACGCAACCCTAGAGAATGGTGGCATTTTTCCTTTGGTGATCAGATGTGGGCTTGGTTGTATAATCAAAGTAATCCGGCTCATCCTTTAAATGCACGTTATGGTCGGAAAATATTTTAA
- a CDS encoding endonuclease domain-containing protein, which yields MNKLYNKNSELEKRRVLRQNITKAEKVIWHNIRDRQLENCKFRRQYSVDRFVIDFYSAELKLAIEIDGDSHFQDGAAEYDQAKQEFMESVGIKFIRFTNNDVYGNLSGVLESIAQYIRDLRTSPPAPLLIKERGV from the coding sequence ATGAATAAACTTTATAACAAAAATAGTGAACTAGAAAAAAGGCGAGTGTTACGCCAAAATATCACCAAAGCTGAGAAAGTTATTTGGCATAACATTAGAGATAGACAATTGGAAAACTGCAAGTTTCGCAGACAATATAGTGTGGATAGGTTTGTTATAGATTTTTACAGCGCCGAGTTGAAATTAGCTATAGAAATTGATGGTGATAGTCATTTTCAAGATGGCGCTGCTGAATATGATCAGGCAAAACAAGAGTTTATGGAATCAGTAGGAATTAAGTTTATTAGATTTACTAATAATGATGTTTATGGGAATTTGTCTGGTGTTTTAGAAAGTATTGCTCAGTATATACGAGATTTAAGAACCTCACCCCCAGCCCCTCTCCTTATTAAGGAGAGGGGGGTATGA
- the metH gene encoding methionine synthase, with translation MTHPFLEHLHSPNRPVLVFDGAMGTNLQTQNLTAEDFGGPQYEGCNEYLVHTNPEAVATVHRNFLAAGADVIETDTFGATSIVLAEYDLADQTYYLNKTAVEIAKRVAAEFSTPEKPRFVAGSLGPTTKLPTLGHIDFDTLKANFAEQAEALFDGGVDLFLVETCQDVLQIKAALNGIEEVFAKKGERRPLMVSVTMESMGTMLVGSEISAVLTILAPYPIDILGLNCATGPDLMKPHIKYLSEHSPFIVSCIPNAGLPENVGGQAHYRLTPMELRMSLMHFVEDLGVQVIGGCCGTRPEHIQQLAELAKTLKPKIRQHSLEPAAASIYSTQPYDQDNSFLIVGERLNASGSKKCRDLLNAEDWDGLVSMARAQVKEGAHILDVNVDYVGRNGVHDMHELVSRIVNNVTLPLMLDSTEWEKMEAGLKVAGGKCLLNSTNYEDGEPRFLKVLDLAKTHGAGIVIGTIDEDGMARTAERKFQIAQRAYRQAVEHGIPPTEIFFDTLALPISTGIEEDRANGKATVESIRRIRQELPGCHVILGISNISFGLNPASRVVLNSMFLHEAMQAGMDAAIVSPNKILPLSKIEDKHQKVCLDLIYDRRKFDGDVCVYDPLGELTTLFEGVTTKRDKGVDESLPLEERLKRHIIDGERIGLEKLLTQALEQYPPLQIINTFLLDGMKVVGELFGSGQMQLPFVLQSAETMKTAVAYLEPFMEKSETDSNGKGTFIIATVKGDVHDIGKNLVDIILTNNGYRVINLGIKQPVENIIQAYEEHKADCIAMSGLLVKSTAFMKDNLQAFNEKGITVPVILGGAALTPKFVHQDCQNTYKGKVVYGKDAFSDLHFMDKLMPAKAGNNWDDFQGFLDEVVTDEAEITSEVITEEAPLPTPHSPLPPDTRRSEAVAIDIQRPTPPFWGSQLLTPDDIPIEEILWHLDLQALIAGQWQFRKPKEQSKEEYQAFLAETVHPILEGWKQRVIEENLLHPQVVYGYFPCQSEGNTLYVYDPNHRGAENAKVRASFEFPRQRSLRRLCIADYFAPKDSGVIDVFPMQAVTVGNIATEFAQKLFADNLYTDYLYFHGLAVQVAEALAEWTHARIRRELGFGADEPDNIRDILAQRYQGSRYSFGYPACPNIQDQYKQLDLLGADRINLYMDESEQIYPEQSTTAIIAYHPVAKYFSA, from the coding sequence ATGACTCATCCGTTCCTAGAACATTTACATAGTCCAAATCGCCCAGTCCTCGTCTTTGACGGTGCAATGGGAACCAATCTACAAACGCAAAACCTCACAGCGGAAGATTTCGGAGGTCCACAATACGAAGGTTGTAACGAATACCTCGTCCACACCAACCCCGAAGCCGTTGCCACAGTTCACCGCAACTTTCTCGCCGCCGGTGCTGATGTCATCGAAACAGACACCTTCGGCGCAACATCCATAGTCTTAGCAGAATATGACCTAGCAGACCAAACCTATTATCTCAACAAAACAGCCGTAGAAATAGCCAAGCGCGTCGCCGCCGAATTTTCTACCCCAGAAAAACCGAGATTTGTCGCCGGTTCCCTGGGTCCCACAACCAAACTTCCCACCTTGGGACACATTGACTTTGACACCCTCAAAGCCAACTTCGCCGAACAAGCCGAAGCCCTATTTGATGGCGGTGTGGATTTATTCCTCGTAGAAACTTGCCAAGACGTGCTGCAAATCAAAGCCGCATTGAATGGTATAGAAGAAGTTTTTGCCAAAAAAGGGGAACGTCGCCCATTAATGGTATCTGTAACGATGGAAAGCATGGGAACAATGCTTGTCGGTTCAGAAATCAGCGCTGTCCTGACAATATTAGCCCCATATCCCATAGATATCCTTGGTTTAAACTGTGCCACAGGCCCAGACTTGATGAAACCGCATATCAAATATCTGTCCGAACATTCACCATTCATTGTCTCTTGTATTCCCAACGCAGGTTTACCAGAGAACGTCGGCGGACAAGCACATTACCGCTTGACTCCAATGGAATTGCGGATGTCTTTAATGCATTTTGTTGAAGATTTGGGTGTCCAAGTGATTGGGGGTTGCTGTGGGACACGTCCAGAACACATTCAACAATTAGCAGAACTTGCCAAAACGCTGAAGCCAAAAATCAGACAGCATAGTTTAGAACCAGCCGCAGCATCAATTTATTCCACTCAGCCTTACGACCAAGATAACTCCTTCTTAATCGTCGGTGAACGTCTCAACGCCAGTGGTTCCAAAAAGTGCCGTGATTTGCTGAATGCAGAAGACTGGGACGGCTTGGTATCAATGGCCAGGGCGCAAGTCAAAGAAGGCGCACATATCCTAGATGTCAACGTCGATTATGTGGGACGTAACGGTGTACATGATATGCACGAACTGGTTTCGCGCATCGTCAATAATGTCACACTGCCGTTAATGCTGGACTCCACAGAATGGGAAAAAATGGAGGCGGGTTTAAAGGTAGCCGGCGGTAAGTGTTTGCTCAACTCTACCAATTACGAAGACGGCGAACCACGTTTTCTGAAAGTCTTGGACTTAGCGAAAACACACGGCGCGGGTATAGTCATTGGTACTATAGACGAAGATGGGATGGCACGGACAGCCGAGAGAAAGTTTCAAATTGCCCAACGCGCCTATCGTCAAGCTGTAGAACATGGTATCCCGCCCACAGAAATATTCTTTGATACTTTAGCTCTACCAATTTCTACTGGGATTGAAGAAGACCGAGCTAATGGTAAAGCCACCGTTGAGTCAATTCGGCGGATTCGCCAAGAATTACCCGGTTGTCATGTAATCTTGGGGATATCGAATATTTCCTTTGGTTTAAATCCTGCATCCAGAGTTGTCCTCAACTCAATGTTTTTGCATGAAGCCATGCAAGCCGGAATGGATGCCGCCATTGTCAGCCCTAACAAAATTTTACCGTTATCTAAAATTGAAGACAAGCATCAAAAAGTTTGTCTCGATTTGATTTATGACCGACGAAAATTTGATGGTGATGTCTGCGTTTATGATCCTTTAGGAGAACTTACCACTTTATTTGAAGGGGTAACAACTAAACGCGACAAAGGTGTTGATGAAAGTCTCCCCCTAGAAGAACGCCTCAAACGTCATATCATCGACGGCGAACGCATTGGTTTAGAGAAACTCCTGACACAAGCTTTAGAACAATATCCGCCCTTACAGATTATAAACACATTTCTTCTGGATGGGATGAAAGTGGTTGGGGAATTATTCGGTTCCGGACAAATGCAACTACCCTTTGTATTGCAGTCTGCGGAAACCATGAAAACGGCGGTTGCATATTTAGAACCATTCATGGAAAAGTCAGAAACTGATAGCAATGGCAAAGGAACCTTTATCATTGCCACGGTTAAGGGTGATGTCCATGACATTGGTAAAAACTTGGTGGATATTATCTTAACTAACAACGGCTATAGGGTAATTAATCTCGGCATTAAGCAGCCGGTGGAAAATATCATCCAAGCTTACGAAGAGCATAAAGCTGATTGTATTGCCATGAGTGGGTTGTTGGTGAAGTCCACTGCTTTTATGAAGGACAATTTGCAAGCGTTTAACGAAAAAGGAATTACCGTTCCTGTAATTCTAGGTGGTGCAGCGTTAACTCCTAAGTTTGTGCATCAAGATTGCCAAAACACCTATAAAGGTAAGGTGGTTTATGGTAAAGATGCTTTTTCTGATTTACACTTCATGGATAAATTAATGCCAGCTAAGGCTGGTAATAACTGGGATGATTTCCAGGGATTTTTGGATGAAGTCGTCACAGATGAAGCCGAAATTACCAGCGAAGTGATTACAGAAGAAGCCCCACTCCCCACTCCCCACTCCCCACTCCCCCCAGATACCCGCCGTTCTGAAGCTGTGGCGATAGATATTCAACGTCCTACGCCGCCTTTCTGGGGAAGTCAGTTATTAACGCCTGACGATATTCCCATTGAGGAAATACTTTGGCATTTGGATTTGCAGGCTTTGATTGCTGGACAATGGCAATTCCGCAAGCCGAAGGAACAGTCTAAGGAGGAATATCAGGCTTTTTTGGCTGAGACGGTGCATCCGATTTTGGAGGGTTGGAAGCAAAGGGTAATTGAGGAGAATCTGTTACATCCGCAGGTGGTTTATGGGTATTTTCCCTGTCAGTCTGAGGGGAATACTTTGTATGTTTATGATCCTAACCACAGAGGCGCAGAGAACGCAAAGGTAAGAGCAAGTTTTGAGTTTCCCCGACAGAGGTCTTTGAGGCGGCTGTGTATTGCAGATTACTTTGCGCCGAAGGATTCGGGGGTGATTGATGTGTTCCCGATGCAGGCGGTGACTGTGGGGAATATTGCCACGGAGTTTGCTCAAAAGTTGTTTGCTGATAATCTATACACTGATTATCTGTATTTCCACGGTTTGGCTGTGCAGGTAGCTGAGGCGTTAGCAGAGTGGACTCACGCCAGGATTCGCCGGGAGTTGGGTTTTGGTGCTGATGAACCGGATAATATTCGGGATATTTTGGCACAGCGTTATCAAGGTTCACGGTATAGTTTTGGCTATCCGGCTTGTCCGAATATTCAAGACCAGTACAAGCAGTTAGATTTGTTGGGGGCTGACAGAATTAATCTGTATATGGATGAAAGTGAGCAAATTTATCCAGAACAGTCTACAACAGCGATTATTGCTTATCACCCGGTAGCGAAATACTTTAGCGCGTAA